One stretch of Macrobrachium nipponense isolate FS-2020 chromosome 16, ASM1510439v2, whole genome shotgun sequence DNA includes these proteins:
- the LOC135195502 gene encoding BTB/POZ domain-containing protein KCTD12-like, with the protein MATNGAPNNSSSSSSASSNNSGQQQQQPPSDPTGQSINSIMQVFPPIVELNVGGVFYTTALTTLQKETDSLLGQMFTGKSKTPVLRDSKGKFFIDRDGVLFRYILDYLRNQKLVLPENFSERERLKKEADFFQLQEMIDSLTLPKSLSPVDPAFLVRTSVGTITVSYRGTFAFGRDGLADVKFRKINRILVCGRLTHCREVFGDTLNESRDPDRGAMDRYTSRFFLKHTFLEQAFDMLVLAGYKCQGSCANGTAGGMMVDKKPGSDSEEDRWNHYNEFVWVRE; encoded by the coding sequence ATGGCCACCAACGGCGCCCCCAACaacagttcctcctcctcctcggcctCATCGAACAACAgcggacagcagcagcagcagcctcctTCGGACCCCACCGGCCAGAGCATCAACTCCATCATGCAGGTCTTCCCGCCCATCGTCGAGCTGAACGTGGGCGGAGTGTTTTACACGACCGCCCTCACCACGCTCCAGAAGGAGACCGACTCGCTCCTCGGGCAGATGTTCACGGGCAAGTCGAAGACGCCCGTCCTCCGGGACTCGAAGGGCAAGTTCTTCATCGACAGGGACGGGGTGCTCTTCCGCTACATCCTGGACTACCTCCGCAACCAGAAGCTGGTCCTGCCGGAGAACTTCAGCGAGCGCGAGCGCCTGAAGAAGGAGGCCGACTTCTTCCAGCTGCAGGAGATGATCGACTCGCTCACGCTGCCCAAGTCGCTCAGCCCCGTCGACCCGGCTTTTTTAGTGCGGACCTCCGTCGGGACCATCACGGTCTCGTACCGCGGGACGTTCGCCTTCGGCCGTGACGGGCTGGCCGACGTCAAGTTCCGCAAGATCAACCGCATCCTGGTGTGCGGCCGCCTGACCCACTGCAGGGAGGTCTTCGGCGACACCCTCAACGAGTCCCGCGACCCGGACCGCGGCGCCATGGACCGCTACACCTCGCGCTTCTTCCTCAAGCACACCTTCCTCGAGCAGGCCTTCGACATGCTGGTGCTGGCCGGGTACAAGTGCCAGGGCTCCTGCGCCAACGGCACCGCCGGCGGCATGATGGTCGACAAGAAGCCCGGCAGCGACTCGGAGGAGGACCGCTGGAACCACTACAACGAATTCGTGTGGGTCAGGGAATAA